The following proteins are encoded in a genomic region of Mycobacterium sp. 155:
- the dinB gene encoding DNA polymerase IV, with protein sequence MFVSDGQASAVSPTPQASAVSPAPQASAVSPAPQVAILHADLDSFYASVEQRDDPALRGRPVIVGAGVVLAASYEAKAFGVRTAMGGHQARALCPQAVVVAPRMAAYTQASRDVFEVFHDTTPIVEPLSVDEAFLDVSGLGRVAGTPVQIAGRLREQVRARVGLPITVGIARTKFLAKVASQEAKPDGLLLVPPDRELAFLRPLPVRRLWGVGAKTAEKLHAHGIETVADVAELPESALSAMVGGAMGRQLFALSRNIDRRRVTTGVRRHSVGAQRALGRRGNIMSATEVDAVVISLVERITRRMRASGRTGRTVVLRLRFDDYGRATRSHTLPRATASTEDVLGAARALVDAAAPLVAQRGLTLIGFAVCNIDRDGSQQLELPFDSGPDLVAVDSAVDQIRQRFGTALLTRGVLVGREQGWEMPMLPD encoded by the coding sequence ATGTTCGTGTCTGATGGTCAGGCTTCTGCCGTTTCACCTACTCCGCAGGCTTCTGCCGTTTCACCTGCTCCGCAGGCTTCTGCCGTTTCACCTGCTCCGCAGGTGGCCATCCTGCACGCCGATCTCGACTCGTTCTACGCGTCGGTCGAGCAGCGCGACGATCCCGCGTTGCGGGGCCGGCCGGTGATCGTCGGGGCGGGCGTGGTGTTGGCGGCCAGCTACGAAGCCAAGGCATTCGGCGTGCGGACGGCGATGGGCGGCCATCAGGCCCGCGCCTTGTGCCCGCAAGCCGTCGTCGTGGCACCGCGGATGGCGGCATACACACAGGCCAGCCGCGATGTTTTCGAGGTCTTCCACGACACCACGCCCATCGTCGAGCCGTTGTCGGTGGACGAGGCATTTCTCGACGTGTCCGGCCTCGGCCGGGTGGCGGGAACGCCGGTTCAGATCGCCGGGCGGTTGCGTGAGCAGGTTCGTGCCCGGGTCGGCCTGCCGATCACCGTCGGCATCGCCCGGACGAAGTTTCTGGCCAAGGTGGCCAGTCAGGAAGCAAAGCCCGACGGGCTACTGCTGGTCCCGCCGGACCGGGAACTGGCGTTCCTGCGTCCGCTGCCGGTGCGCCGGCTGTGGGGTGTCGGAGCCAAGACGGCCGAGAAACTGCACGCGCACGGTATCGAGACAGTGGCCGATGTCGCCGAACTGCCCGAGTCCGCGCTCTCCGCGATGGTCGGCGGGGCCATGGGCCGTCAGCTGTTCGCGTTGTCCCGCAACATCGATCGGCGCCGGGTGACCACCGGGGTGCGACGACATTCGGTCGGTGCTCAGCGAGCCCTCGGCCGCCGCGGCAACATCATGTCGGCGACCGAGGTCGACGCCGTGGTGATCAGCCTCGTCGAGCGCATCACCCGCAGGATGCGCGCGTCCGGACGCACCGGCCGAACTGTGGTGCTGCGCCTGCGGTTCGACGATTACGGCCGAGCCACGCGATCGCACACGCTGCCGCGAGCCACCGCGTCTACCGAGGACGTCCTGGGTGCGGCCCGTGCATTGGTCGACGCAGCTGCGCCGCTGGTCGCTCAGCGGGGTCTTACCCTGATCGGCTTCGCAGTGTGCAACATCGATCGTGACGGCAGTCAGCAGCTGGAGCTCCCGTTCGACAGCGGCCCGGATCTCGTCGCCGTGGATTCGGCAGTGGACCAGATCCGGCAGCGGTTCGGTACCGCGCTGCTGACACGGGGCGTGCTGGTCGGCCGCGAACAGGGGTGGGAGATGCCTATGCTGCCCGATTAA
- a CDS encoding copper resistance CopC family protein has protein sequence MRRVLATVLAGFALAAMSLAMAGTASAHATRIATDPAEHAALTVSPQRVSATFNEVLQKTFADMTVVGPDGNLWSTGGAQVQGAVISMAVRPLGPAGTYTVNYRVTSADGHVVSGSWSFELTVAGSGTPGPPAGSASRSDGSVPVWPFVVAAALIAGGGAWWVLRRRS, from the coding sequence ATGAGGCGTGTACTCGCAACAGTTCTGGCCGGATTCGCCTTGGCAGCAATGTCATTGGCTATGGCCGGCACCGCGTCGGCGCATGCCACCAGGATCGCCACCGACCCCGCCGAACACGCCGCGCTGACCGTCTCACCGCAACGGGTCAGCGCGACATTCAACGAGGTCCTGCAAAAGACGTTCGCCGACATGACGGTCGTCGGGCCCGACGGCAACCTGTGGTCGACCGGCGGCGCCCAGGTGCAGGGCGCGGTCATCAGCATGGCGGTGCGACCGCTCGGACCTGCAGGCACGTACACGGTGAACTACCGGGTCACCTCGGCAGACGGACACGTGGTATCCGGATCGTGGTCGTTCGAGCTGACCGTGGCGGGTAGTGGGACACCGGGACCGCCCGCCGGATCGGCGAGCCGTTCCGACGGCAGCGTGCCAGTGTGGCCGTTCGTGGTGGCGGCCGCGTTGATCGCGGGTGGCGGAGCTTGGTGGGTACTGCGCCGCCGGTCGTGA
- the rraA gene encoding ribonuclease E activity regulator RraA — protein MSIEPRATADLVDEIYPDVRSCDLQLRNYGARTMFAGQITTVRCFQDNALLKSILSTPGDGGVLVVDGSGSLHTALVGDIIAGLAYDNGWSGVIVNGAVRDAATLRTIDVGIKALGTNPRKGSKTGEGERDVEVSFGGVTFVPGEIAYCDDDGIVVVAA, from the coding sequence GTGAGTATCGAACCCCGTGCCACCGCCGATCTGGTCGACGAGATCTATCCCGACGTCCGCAGCTGCGACCTGCAGTTGCGGAACTACGGCGCCAGGACGATGTTCGCCGGCCAGATCACCACGGTGCGTTGCTTCCAGGACAACGCCCTACTCAAGTCAATCCTGTCCACCCCGGGTGACGGCGGGGTGCTCGTGGTCGACGGATCGGGTTCCCTGCACACCGCGCTGGTGGGCGACATCATTGCCGGACTGGCGTACGACAACGGCTGGTCCGGGGTGATCGTGAACGGCGCGGTGCGTGATGCGGCAACATTGCGCACCATCGACGTCGGCATCAAGGCCCTGGGCACCAATCCTCGTAAGGGCAGCAAGACCGGCGAGGGCGAGCGCGACGTCGAGGTCAGCTTCGGTGGTGTGACGTTCGTGCCGGGCGAGATCGCCTACTGCGACGACGACGGCATCGTGGTGGTCGCCGCCTAG
- a CDS encoding ImmA/IrrE family metallo-endopeptidase — translation MSASRTVTRAVNAVLDLAPRRGEVTLVRLVEAVSEDRGRPIELVMEELPPGVCGQWRQYADRDVFLIQQGLPTWDRTLAHELGHLVMGHEGISIVEAAEESVELASADLIAYMLNQRTGCMGPNGEDIEQEAEDFAALLLYRLGRLPSDRSSIIQVRLGEAFG, via the coding sequence ATGTCAGCCAGTCGTACTGTCACGCGGGCTGTCAACGCGGTGCTCGATCTGGCGCCGCGGCGCGGCGAAGTGACGCTGGTTCGCCTGGTCGAAGCCGTCAGCGAGGACCGGGGTAGACCGATCGAGCTGGTGATGGAGGAGCTGCCGCCGGGGGTGTGCGGTCAGTGGCGGCAGTACGCCGATCGGGACGTTTTCCTGATCCAGCAGGGATTGCCGACTTGGGACCGGACTCTGGCGCACGAACTGGGTCACCTGGTGATGGGCCACGAAGGGATTTCGATTGTCGAGGCCGCCGAGGAATCGGTCGAGCTGGCCAGCGCCGATCTGATCGCCTACATGCTCAACCAGCGCACCGGATGCATGGGACCCAACGGCGAGGACATCGAACAGGAGGCCGAGGACTTCGCGGCGCTGCTGCTCTACCGCTTGGGCCGGCTCCCGTCCGACCGGTCGTCGATCATCCAGGTTCGCCTCGGAGAGGCGTTTGGTTGA
- a CDS encoding superoxide dismutase encodes MAEYTLPDLDYDYGALEPHISGQINELHHSKHHAAYVKGVNDAVAKLEEARANGDHAAIFLNEKNLAFHLGGHVNHSIWWKNLSPNGGDKPTGDLAAALDDQFGSFDKFQAQFTAAANGLQGSGWAVLGYDSLGDRLLTFQLYDQQANVPLGIIPLLQVDMWEHAFYLQYKNVKADYVKAFWNVVNWEDVQNRYTAATSKANSLIFG; translated from the coding sequence GTGGCTGAGTACACCCTGCCCGACCTGGATTACGACTATGGAGCGCTTGAACCGCACATCTCCGGCCAGATCAACGAGCTGCACCACAGCAAACATCACGCGGCGTATGTCAAGGGTGTCAACGACGCGGTGGCCAAGCTTGAGGAAGCCCGCGCCAACGGCGATCACGCCGCCATCTTCCTCAACGAGAAGAACCTCGCCTTCCACCTGGGCGGGCACGTCAACCACTCGATCTGGTGGAAGAACCTTTCACCGAACGGCGGCGACAAGCCGACCGGTGATCTTGCTGCGGCTCTCGATGACCAGTTCGGTTCGTTCGACAAGTTCCAGGCTCAGTTCACCGCTGCCGCCAACGGTCTGCAGGGTTCAGGCTGGGCGGTGCTCGGTTACGACAGCCTCGGCGACCGCTTGCTGACCTTTCAGCTCTACGACCAGCAGGCCAACGTGCCACTCGGCATCATCCCGCTGCTGCAGGTGGACATGTGGGAGCACGCGTTCTATCTGCAGTACAAGAATGTCAAGGCAGACTATGTCAAGGCGTTCTGGAACGTAGTCAACTGGGAGGACGTACAGAATCGGTACACGGCCGCGACCTCGAAGGCCAATAGTTTGATCTTCGGCTGA
- a CDS encoding PHP domain-containing protein yields the protein MDPVTALRQIAYYKDRAREDPRRVMAYRRAADVVEALTDEQRQRLGAANSWQSLPGIGPKTATVIAQAWAGREPEVLVELRSTATDLGGGEIRSALRGDLHVHSNWSDGSAPIEEMMLAAKELGHEYCALTDHSPRLKIANGLSPERLREQLDVIDDLRDTVAPMRILTGIEVDILEDGSLDQEPELLERLDVVVASVHSKLAMDAASMTRRMFKAVSNPHVDILGHCTGRLVTGGRGTRPESKFDADKVFTACRDHGVAVEINSRPERRDPPTRLLKQALEIGCLFSIDTDSHAPGQLDFLGYGAQRALDTDVPVERIVNTWPADDLLQWTSGR from the coding sequence ATGGATCCGGTGACCGCACTACGCCAGATCGCGTACTACAAGGACCGGGCCCGGGAGGACCCGCGCCGGGTGATGGCCTACCGGCGGGCCGCCGACGTGGTCGAGGCGCTGACCGACGAGCAGCGTCAACGGCTGGGTGCGGCCAATAGTTGGCAGTCTCTGCCCGGTATCGGACCCAAGACCGCGACGGTCATCGCGCAGGCATGGGCCGGCCGCGAGCCCGAGGTACTGGTCGAATTACGTTCGACAGCAACCGATCTGGGTGGTGGTGAGATTCGCTCCGCGCTACGCGGCGACCTGCATGTGCACTCCAACTGGTCGGACGGTTCCGCGCCGATCGAGGAGATGATGCTCGCCGCAAAGGAATTGGGGCATGAATACTGCGCGTTGACCGATCACTCGCCGCGACTCAAGATCGCCAACGGACTGTCCCCGGAGCGGCTGCGTGAGCAACTCGACGTCATCGACGACCTGCGCGACACGGTCGCACCCATGCGAATCCTCACCGGCATCGAGGTTGACATCCTCGAGGACGGCTCTCTCGATCAGGAACCTGAGTTGTTGGAGCGGCTCGACGTAGTGGTGGCCAGTGTGCATTCCAAACTCGCCATGGACGCCGCGTCGATGACGCGTCGCATGTTCAAGGCGGTCTCGAACCCGCATGTGGACATCCTCGGCCACTGCACCGGCCGGCTCGTCACGGGCGGCCGCGGCACTCGTCCCGAGTCGAAGTTCGACGCGGACAAGGTGTTCACCGCCTGCCGGGACCACGGCGTCGCGGTGGAGATCAACTCCCGCCCCGAGCGCCGCGACCCGCCGACCCGGCTGTTGAAGCAGGCACTGGAGATCGGTTGTCTGTTCAGTATCGACACCGATTCGCACGCCCCCGGCCAACTCGACTTTCTCGGTTACGGTGCCCAGCGGGCGCTCGACACCGATGTCCCGGTCGAGCGCATCGTCAACACCTGGCCTGCCGATGATCTGCTGCAGTGGACCTCAGGTCGCTGA
- a CDS encoding CopD family protein produces MGTAPPVVIRRVVACGVLIVAASVAGAWALAYPQSSVGDASARAAADGAAVVTVGLAVVPMLDTARYRAESIRSTTGPLVWSSVLWLLAELVRLIVETARAADASVLHLGVRTSTEFALHTTAGRSTVAGIVAALAVGVVALTLPRTATALIATSGIAAAGLAARTLSGHLAESPVGGFAVAVHALAAALWCGVLAALVLTVTHRGQWARVLPRFSQLSLMCVMVLIVAGVLGALIRLDAPAELWMTGYGRLLSAKIVLTAGLLMLAWHNRAGWVPAARAHRATARLSRSRSLTELAVMTVVVTFAAALAVAG; encoded by the coding sequence GTGGGTACTGCGCCGCCGGTCGTGATCCGACGGGTGGTGGCCTGCGGTGTGCTCATCGTCGCTGCGTCGGTGGCCGGCGCCTGGGCGCTGGCCTATCCCCAGAGCTCGGTGGGCGATGCCTCGGCACGCGCCGCGGCCGACGGTGCCGCCGTGGTCACCGTGGGGCTGGCCGTGGTGCCGATGCTCGACACGGCGCGTTACCGTGCCGAGTCGATCCGGTCGACGACCGGACCGTTGGTCTGGAGCAGTGTGCTCTGGCTGTTGGCCGAGTTGGTACGGCTGATCGTCGAAACGGCCAGGGCGGCCGATGCATCCGTGCTGCACCTCGGCGTGCGGACCAGCACCGAGTTCGCGCTGCACACCACGGCGGGCCGGTCCACCGTGGCCGGCATCGTCGCGGCACTGGCAGTCGGCGTCGTCGCGCTCACCTTGCCGCGGACTGCGACGGCGCTGATCGCGACATCCGGAATCGCAGCCGCCGGGCTGGCGGCCCGGACACTGTCGGGACACCTCGCCGAAAGCCCTGTCGGCGGGTTTGCAGTGGCTGTGCACGCGCTGGCCGCGGCGTTGTGGTGCGGCGTGCTGGCCGCTCTGGTCCTCACGGTGACACATCGGGGGCAGTGGGCGCGGGTGCTGCCGCGATTCTCCCAGCTGTCGCTGATGTGCGTGATGGTGCTGATCGTCGCGGGGGTGCTCGGTGCGCTGATCCGGCTGGATGCCCCGGCAGAGCTGTGGATGACCGGTTACGGCCGGCTGCTGTCGGCGAAGATCGTGCTGACTGCGGGTCTGCTGATGCTGGCCTGGCACAATAGGGCCGGCTGGGTGCCTGCGGCGCGTGCACATCGGGCGACCGCAAGACTGTCCCGGTCCCGGTCACTGACCGAGCTGGCCGTGATGACCGTCGTCGTCACGTTTGCCGCGGCGTTGGCCGTGGCCGGTTGA
- a CDS encoding NAD(P)/FAD-dependent oxidoreductase — MIEHFDVVIVGAGISGISTAWHLQHRCPSKSYVVLERRQNVGGTWDLFKYPGIRSDSDMFTLGFRFKPWESARSIADGQSIWNYINEAAVENGIDKHIRTGHRVTSVDWSDADNRWTVNVEHNGEAEQITASFLSVCSGYYNYDEGYSPEFPGAADFKGQIIHPQHWPEDLEYAGKKIVVIGSGATAVTLIPSLVDGGAGHVTMLQRSPTYIGALPLVDPFAEKANRYLPKRLAHFANRWKQIGNSTGQYQIARKFPGVFKKALRQMAERRLPEGFDYDTHFSPRYNPWDQRVCLAPNGDLFKAIRSGKAGVVTDTIETFTETGIKLTSGEELQADIIVTATGLNMQLFGGAVAYRNGEPIDLPGCMTYKGLMLSGVPNMAITFGYTNASWTLKADLVSEFICRLLNYMDTNGFDRVEPQHPGDSIDELPFMDFTPGYFRRAVDSLPKSGSEAPWKLKQNYFFDMRTIRYGKVDEQSLHFTKHRAAVPV, encoded by the coding sequence ATGATCGAACACTTCGACGTCGTGATCGTCGGCGCCGGAATCTCCGGTATCAGCACGGCCTGGCACCTGCAGCACCGCTGCCCGAGCAAGAGCTACGTGGTCCTGGAGCGCCGGCAGAACGTCGGTGGCACCTGGGATCTCTTCAAGTACCCGGGCATCCGCTCGGACTCCGACATGTTCACCCTCGGCTTCCGGTTCAAGCCGTGGGAGTCGGCCCGCTCGATCGCCGACGGCCAGTCGATCTGGAACTACATCAACGAGGCTGCCGTCGAGAACGGCATCGATAAGCACATCCGCACCGGCCACCGTGTCACGTCGGTGGACTGGTCGGACGCCGACAACCGCTGGACGGTCAACGTCGAGCACAACGGTGAAGCCGAGCAGATCACCGCGTCGTTCTTATCGGTGTGCAGCGGCTACTACAACTACGACGAGGGCTACTCGCCGGAGTTTCCGGGCGCCGCAGACTTCAAAGGTCAGATCATCCACCCCCAGCACTGGCCGGAGGACTTGGAGTACGCAGGTAAGAAGATTGTCGTCATCGGTTCCGGCGCAACCGCCGTGACCCTGATCCCATCGTTGGTTGACGGCGGTGCGGGTCATGTGACGATGCTTCAGCGGTCGCCGACCTATATCGGCGCCCTACCGCTCGTCGATCCCTTCGCCGAGAAGGCCAACAGGTATCTACCGAAGCGCCTGGCGCATTTCGCCAACCGATGGAAGCAGATCGGAAACAGCACCGGGCAATACCAGATCGCCCGGAAATTTCCGGGGGTGTTCAAAAAGGCACTGCGTCAGATGGCCGAGCGCCGGTTGCCCGAGGGTTTCGACTACGACACGCACTTCAGCCCGCGCTACAACCCGTGGGATCAGCGAGTCTGCTTGGCGCCCAACGGTGATCTGTTCAAGGCCATTCGGTCGGGCAAGGCCGGGGTCGTCACCGACACCATCGAGACCTTCACCGAGACCGGCATCAAGTTGACCTCCGGTGAGGAGTTACAGGCTGACATCATCGTCACGGCAACGGGTTTGAACATGCAATTGTTCGGGGGCGCGGTGGCCTACCGTAACGGCGAGCCGATCGACCTGCCCGGGTGCATGACCTACAAGGGTCTGATGCTCTCGGGAGTGCCGAACATGGCGATCACGTTCGGCTATACCAACGCCTCCTGGACGCTGAAGGCCGACCTGGTGTCCGAGTTCATCTGCAGACTGCTGAACTACATGGACACCAACGGTTTTGACCGGGTCGAGCCGCAGCACCCCGGCGACAGCATCGATGAGCTGCCGTTCATGGACTTCACACCGGGCTACTTCCGGCGGGCGGTGGACAGCCTGCCCAAGTCGGGGTCGGAAGCACCGTGGAAGCTCAAGCAGAACTACTTCTTCGATATGCGGACCATCCGGTACGGCAAGGTCGACGAGCAGTCGCTGCACTTCACCAAGCACCGGGCGGCCGTGCCGGTTTAG
- a CDS encoding DUF6474 family protein, with the protein MGLFTPRKSRATRRAEARAIKAKAKLEARLTAKNEARRIKGDRKAERKALEAQLKAQRNSDRNALKVAETQLKAAREGKLLSPLRIRRLLTITRLLAPVLVPLVYRVAIAARGAIDERRADQLGVPLSQLGQFSGHGGQLSARIAGAEQSLRLVADKAPKDAETKQFVAAITDRLTDLSAAVAAAEHMPTARRRGAHAAIAAQLDGIDADLLARLGLV; encoded by the coding sequence ATGGGCCTGTTCACGCCACGCAAAAGCCGTGCAACCCGCCGAGCCGAAGCCCGCGCGATCAAGGCCAAGGCCAAGCTGGAAGCCCGGCTTACCGCAAAGAACGAGGCCCGGCGAATCAAAGGGGACCGCAAGGCCGAGCGCAAGGCACTCGAAGCCCAGCTCAAAGCCCAGCGCAACAGTGACCGCAACGCACTCAAAGTGGCCGAGACCCAGCTGAAGGCAGCCCGCGAGGGCAAGCTGCTATCACCGCTCCGGATCCGCCGACTGCTGACCATCACGCGTTTGCTGGCACCGGTTCTCGTGCCGTTGGTCTACCGGGTCGCCATCGCCGCACGAGGCGCCATCGATGAACGCAGGGCCGATCAGCTCGGCGTGCCGTTGAGTCAGCTCGGCCAGTTCTCCGGGCACGGCGGTCAGCTGTCGGCTCGTATCGCCGGTGCCGAACAATCCCTGCGCCTGGTCGCCGACAAGGCCCCGAAGGACGCCGAGACCAAGCAATTCGTTGCGGCTATCACCGATCGGCTCACCGACCTGAGTGCCGCGGTGGCCGCCGCCGAACACATGCCCACCGCGCGCCGCCGGGGCGCCCATGCGGCTATCGCCGCCCAGCTCGACGGCATCGACGCCGACCTGCTGGCCCGGCTCGGTCTGGTCTGA
- a CDS encoding TetR/AcrR family transcriptional regulator: MATAQTRAPRGRRATRPSGDDREAAILATASRLLETKAFADISVDDLAKGAGISRPTFYFYFTSKEAVLLSLLDPLIKRADTGFDKALEDMPADPKRAIRRGIEIFFSSFGSHPATARAGTEALNSSPEFRDFWSGLMQKWISLTAALITAERQRGTAPDTIPALDLATSLNLMNERMMMATLAGEQPAVEHEKVVDTLAHIWLTSIYGTAA, translated from the coding sequence GTGGCAACTGCCCAGACCCGCGCCCCACGCGGCCGCCGCGCGACGAGACCGTCGGGTGACGACCGTGAAGCGGCAATCTTGGCGACGGCGTCGCGACTGCTCGAGACCAAGGCGTTCGCCGACATCTCGGTCGACGATCTGGCTAAGGGCGCAGGCATCTCGCGGCCCACGTTCTACTTCTATTTCACCTCCAAGGAAGCCGTCCTGTTATCCCTGCTCGATCCGCTGATCAAGCGAGCGGACACCGGCTTCGACAAGGCATTGGAAGATATGCCTGCGGACCCCAAGCGGGCGATCCGCCGCGGTATCGAGATCTTCTTCAGTTCATTCGGATCGCATCCGGCAACCGCACGCGCGGGCACCGAGGCACTGAACAGCAGCCCAGAATTCCGGGACTTCTGGTCCGGCCTGATGCAGAAGTGGATCAGCCTGACCGCAGCCCTGATCACTGCCGAACGCCAACGCGGCACCGCGCCGGACACCATCCCCGCGCTCGACCTGGCCACCTCACTCAATTTGATGAACGAGCGCATGATGATGGCCACGCTCGCCGGCGAACAACCTGCTGTAGAGCACGAGAAGGTCGTCGACACCCTCGCGCATATCTGGCTCACGAGCATCTATGGGACCGCCGCCTGA
- a CDS encoding metalloregulator ArsR/SmtB family transcription factor, producing MPHRFFGSPEQPLYEIKANLFKALAHPARIRILEILSASGEPTPVSEILAEIDIEPTLLSQHLAVLKRHHVVSGQRVGNAVFYELAHPKISELLVIARTFLADTLGAQRDQLEALQTLPPIGQQL from the coding sequence GTGCCCCATCGCTTCTTCGGCAGCCCCGAACAACCGCTGTACGAGATCAAGGCCAACCTGTTCAAGGCCCTGGCCCATCCGGCGCGGATCCGCATCCTCGAAATCCTTTCCGCCAGCGGTGAACCGACCCCCGTCAGCGAAATTCTCGCCGAGATTGACATCGAGCCGACGCTGCTCTCGCAGCACCTGGCGGTACTGAAACGTCACCATGTGGTCAGCGGCCAGCGCGTCGGTAACGCGGTGTTCTACGAACTGGCCCACCCCAAGATCTCCGAGCTGCTGGTGATCGCCCGAACCTTCCTGGCCGACACACTGGGCGCGCAACGCGATCAGCTGGAGGCACTGCAGACGCTCCCGCCCATCGGGCAACAGCTGTGA
- a CDS encoding helix-turn-helix transcriptional regulator translates to MSKTFAARLNRLFDTVYPPGRGPHTSAEVIAALKSEGITMSAPYLSQLRSGNRTNPSVATMAALANFFRIKPAYFTDDEYYEKLDKELTWLASMRDEGVRRIAARTVGLSAQAQQDLAQKVDELRRLERLDD, encoded by the coding sequence ATGAGCAAGACGTTCGCCGCCCGTCTCAACCGGCTGTTCGACACGGTTTATCCCCCAGGGCGCGGACCCCATACGTCTGCTGAGGTGATTGCTGCGTTGAAGTCCGAGGGCATCACCATGTCGGCTCCGTACCTCTCGCAGCTCCGGTCGGGCAACCGCACCAACCCGTCAGTGGCCACCATGGCCGCCCTTGCCAACTTCTTCCGGATCAAGCCGGCGTACTTCACCGACGACGAGTACTACGAGAAGCTTGACAAAGAACTGACCTGGCTCGCGAGCATGCGCGATGAAGGGGTTCGCCGTATCGCCGCCCGCACGGTCGGGCTCTCTGCGCAGGCTCAGCAGGACCTTGCCCAAAAGGTCGACGAGCTGCGCCGCCTCGAGCGTCTCGACGACTGA
- a CDS encoding YcnI family protein produces the protein MKSRSRVRSRALPAAAAALAAGLLTAAPASAHVHVNADNPTPGSTSLLTFQVPGESETGALTTQLSVALPNVASARAEVMPGWTVKLDRDTAAGTTRSVTWTAAPGVGISPDQFALFRIAVKLPNTDTVSFPATQTYSDGEVVHWDQAPLPGGGEPEHPAPELRLSGAATGDDDHDHEATPTITATVQSAQHPAGTADNTARWLAGGALTVAAVAVVAALAARRRS, from the coding sequence ATGAAATCCCGTAGCCGGGTGCGTTCGCGCGCCCTGCCCGCCGCTGCAGCGGCTCTGGCGGCCGGCCTGCTCACCGCGGCGCCCGCGTCCGCCCACGTCCATGTCAATGCCGACAACCCCACGCCGGGCAGCACATCGCTGCTCACCTTCCAGGTTCCCGGTGAATCCGAGACCGGGGCTCTGACAACACAATTGAGCGTCGCCCTGCCCAACGTCGCCTCCGCACGTGCTGAGGTCATGCCGGGCTGGACGGTCAAGCTGGACCGCGACACCGCGGCGGGCACCACCCGTTCGGTGACCTGGACAGCTGCCCCTGGCGTCGGCATCTCGCCCGACCAGTTCGCCTTGTTCCGGATCGCGGTGAAGCTGCCGAACACCGATACGGTGAGTTTCCCTGCCACCCAGACATATTCGGATGGCGAGGTGGTGCATTGGGATCAGGCCCCGCTGCCCGGCGGCGGCGAGCCGGAGCACCCGGCACCCGAGCTGAGGTTGTCTGGCGCGGCCACCGGAGATGACGACCACGATCACGAGGCCACCCCGACCATCACCGCGACGGTGCAATCTGCCCAGCACCCGGCTGGTACCGCCGACAACACGGCGCGTTGGCTGGCCGGCGGCGCGCTGACGGTGGCCGCGGTCGCCGTGGTGGCGGCGCTGGCAGCACGGCGCCGGTCATGA
- a CDS encoding rhodanese-like domain-containing protein, which translates to MDDVEVAQAGIAAVPTTFGETVVLLDVREDDEWQRGHVAGAQHIPMGDVPARMAEIDPDAELFVVCHAGGRSLRVANYLARNGYTPTNVDGGMLAWVGAGRPVVTDDGSPGSV; encoded by the coding sequence ATGGACGACGTGGAGGTTGCGCAGGCCGGTATCGCCGCTGTTCCGACGACTTTCGGTGAGACGGTGGTGCTGCTCGACGTGCGCGAGGACGACGAATGGCAGCGCGGTCATGTGGCGGGGGCCCAGCACATCCCGATGGGCGATGTGCCGGCCCGGATGGCCGAGATCGACCCGGATGCCGAATTATTCGTGGTGTGCCACGCGGGTGGCCGTTCGTTGCGTGTCGCCAACTACCTCGCGCGCAACGGATATACGCCCACCAATGTCGACGGTGGAATGCTGGCCTGGGTGGGTGCCGGCCGGCCAGTGGTCACCGACGACGGCAGTCCCGGCAGCGTGTGA